One Flavobacterium cerinum genomic window, GAAGGAAATAAAGTTTTCGTTTCCTATACTTCTAATTTTTCAGATGATGTCTATGAAGGGATAATGTACAAGGATGATTAAGGAAAATTGAAACAGAATATAAATACACCGAGGAAGAAATAATTTCTTTAGAACAGGCCTACACTGATTTTATTTTTGGGGGAGTAATATTGATGTTTTATATCGCTTAAATCTTATGAAAGAAAATACTTTTGACGAATTAGTAACCCTAATGATTTATCAAGCCAAGGCTTTTTTGGAGGAGACTAGAGAGTTTTTTCCTTATGCTTCCGTACTGACAACTAGGAATACTTTGGAAACCGTTGGTATTATGAATAGTGATGACGAGAATTTTGATGCTATTAAAGCTATCGTCATCTTTAAAAGTAAGATTGCTGAACAGATTAAAAGTGGTGAAATCTTTATTGGGGCGATTGGTATAGGTGTTACTATTTCTGAAACTAATCAGAATGCTCTAATGATCAAAGCAAGTGATAATGGGGTTAGATGGCATGAGCGAAGCTATCCGTATTACTTTTCAGAAGGAAAAGTCATCTTTAACGATAACATTTCATAGGGAAACCGAGTACTTTCTAGTAAAATCCTTTCTCGATGAAGGTGAAAAAAATGGACAAAGGACATTTGAGGAAAGTTGTATGGAACATAATTATCAAGAATAGGAATCGAATTAAACAGTATCATCTATGAAAAAACTTATATATAAATATTCCGAGACTCCGGATGGATTATTCAAGAGACTATTTATCACTTTCACTTTCGGATATATTCCCTTTGGCATCTTTCAGGCCATATTGAATATGATGGGAGTGTGGCCGTTGAGTTTCAATGACCGGAACTATTACGGAATGTTATCGGCTGTAGTTATTCTATGTAGTGTGCCTTTGTTCGCACTGTTACTTACCGTCATTGTATGGTTCTATTTTATGATAGGTATCCTGATGATGAAAGTTGCCAGAACTTTTCTGAATTAGCCAATTTAAAGAGATCTAAATTATCCGTTATTGTATAGCGGAATTAGCTTACTACACTCTATTTATTTGATTGTGGACGGGGCATTCTGTGCCTTGTCCACATAACAAATGAGCAAAGTATTATATCGATTTGCCACAGATAATAACAATTTTACCAAACCTAAATTTTAGATTATGCCATACCGATTAGTTAAGGAGAAACTGGTTATTTTTCGCATGGAAAGAAAGTTCGAGGTACCAATGTCGATTTATTATCCGGGAGCGGATAACGAATCGGTCAGAAAGGAATTAAGTAATATATTGGATCACAGCATTAGGGAAGTGTATTCAAAAGTAGATCAGGGAATCGTAACGATGGAACTTATGAGCATTGTTCATAAGACACTTTCAAAATTTGATTGCTTTCACTTGGACGAGCATGATTTTGTTGTTGTTCGCCAATACCTAAACAGACTTATTTTGATTGTCGAGTGGGACTGTAATGCTGATGAAGTGGAACATTTAATATAAAGATATCAAAAGCATCCGCAAGGTTTAAGCGGATTTTTACTTCACTCAACTATTTGGTTGTAGAACAGGGCAGAGGTGCCCTGTTCTCTTTTTAGAAATTTTTGATCTACTTGCGTATGATAAGGTGAGCTAGAGCCGGGTCACCAAGTAGCCGCTCAAATTCGGAATTCACAATATCTTTAATATCCTCCTTAATCTGTAAATAGTTTCGCTGAACCATTTTCATATCGACCTGTCTAATAACTGGTATTTCTTTATACTCCTTTTCTTCCCTTTGTATTGCTTCGAAATCATTCTGTATTTGGCAGTGGAAAGCTTTAAGTTCAATTTTCTGACTAGGTGTGTCTGCTATCATGCCTACGAACTCCCCGGAACTAAGTGCGGAGATTTTCGAAGCCGGAACAGCATAATCCAATTGTTTGCTTTTACTGATCGAGGTATCACCACTGTTTATAGATAGGCTTTCCCGTTGCTGCATAATCTTTCCTATGCGTTCTGAAAGCTGCTTCGCACTATCACCGGTTACCTGACCGGAAATAATATTTCCAACGGTATTGGTTATCACATCGGCCTGTTCCCGCCCGTAATCCTTTCGCAATTGACTTGCATCCTGAATGCCCAGACAGACTGAAATCAAATTACTTCTTCCAGTCACTATCGTCGGAATGATATCAGTCGTTAAGGTTGGAAATTCATCAAAAACGAGCATGCTCTTTAGCTTGTTTTTCTGATTGACGACCTTTAGCATACGGTTAACGTAAAGAGAAAGAACAGCCCCATAAGTTTGAATTTTTTGTGGATTATTACCCATACAAATGACTTTTGGATTTTCAGGATTGTTAAGGTCGAT contains:
- a CDS encoding DUF4844 domain-containing protein → MPYRLVKEKLVIFRMERKFEVPMSIYYPGADNESVRKELSNILDHSIREVYSKVDQGIVTMELMSIVHKTLSKFDCFHLDEHDFVVVRQYLNRLILIVEWDCNADEVEHLI